The Scomber scombrus chromosome 19, fScoSco1.1, whole genome shotgun sequence DNA window gtctggctaaaagaaaggttttacagtttttttttttagctctcaaatgcaaagaaatgggtaaaatgtgaccctgaacagtatgtaagggttaacttgACTACCTGTTGCCAAGAAGTTCAATCAACAATGATAAAATCTAAGGGGGAGCAATTACAAAGTAGTCAAGCTGACACATTGTTATTGTTTAACACGCACTTGAAAAAACATCACGCTATCTTTGCATGTCAAGTCATAGAGTTCACAAATGAATGAGGACACTGTAAGTCAGTGGAATGTGTCACAATAACCCTCGTCCCTCATGgactcctcttcatcatcatcatttctttaTTCACACCTCAGTTAAAACCATGTACAACATACTCATTTTTGTAGTTAGTTTTAAGAAGGGCCCAggcacaaaataaatacatgtaacaattaaacataaaagtgaaaaaagtggCTAATCTCATAACTACTGGCCTTTGGCTACTGGTAAGTGTAGAACAAACCATCTAGAGCTGGGAGTTCACGTCTGTGCGACAGGATTTACCATGGCTTCCCCATTAGCAGGTGTTTCATTGTCAGGAACCATGAACTTTCCATGTATTCCTCCTTTATGTGCGCTACAAGACGATGAATTGGGGGACTGGGAGCAAAGCATAAAGGAGAGCTTTGGGCCACAATCGCTGAGCGAAGGCATCCACTCCCAGTGGAGAgtcattttgtttgttaatgGAGAACCATAACACACACTGTGCATCTCCTTGTCAGGCAAACAGATCCACCTCCACTTTCCTGGATTTGTCCCACAGCATTTGAATAAGTGTGGGATTCAATCTCCACACTTATGTGGGACCTCCCAAATGACATTCAGCCCATTTCTGAACAGCCAAGCTGAGAGAATACTGCCTGATTCATATACTCCATTGTTGTCATGTTGTCTGTCCTGTCAGCAGTGGGGCAAAGTCTTTCAGCACTTTCAGCACCATGAACAGCTCCAGCAGTTTATATGGAAAGATGGCAACCCTGGCTACCCCTCGGCGTAAAATTCATGGCACAGGTCTGGTTTCTGGCAAGTTTGCAAATACATATTCgataaaattaacattttgcaGTCGTACTCTTTATGTGCATGCgtatgtgtgcatatgaatGACAAAAGAGTGCACATACACAACTATTTGtaactatttatttttccttccaAAGATAATATCAAACCAACACCCTTGATTGGTGTAAAACATTTGCGTGCCAAAAATGACCTTAGAAATGTTCTGAGACAGAACCAGTTTGtgcaaacaaagacacaacaaGAATCTGACTTTGTCACAACAGGGCTGGGGTGTGGACATTCAGAAAAAGGATAAAAGGGTGAAAGAGCAGTTTCATCCTCGCAGACACCCAAAGAAGAAGAGTCTGACGAAGAGCTGAAGCATCATCAGAGAAACCCTGAAATCAAGTATCTCTAAGGTAGGTGAACCAGCACACTCCTCTTTTTAAATCTAAGATTAATTGCTTAAAGTGGGCTGCTCCTCTCTAGACTCAATTTGGTCTTTATTTAAAggaatcattttattaaattatctGTAGCTGCTGGCTCCTGAAGTTGCGCTCTGTTCCTTTTTCTGGGGTATTTCAGAATCTCAATGTGTGTCATTTAGCTAATTCTTTAGATCGGtcttatgtatttttatagaCTGTGCTTCATTATTTTATCTAATCTCATCTTCTGGTAACATTTTTAATACCTGAAAACAATACAGGATCAGTTATGTCTCCTAAACTACAAAGGGTATGGAGATTTGGAtgcatttctgttcattttttatttcaatttatttggCCAAGTTTGCCAAAAGGCTAGTTTTCATCAGTATTCCCTTTGTTAGGCATCCAAAGATAATACAAATAAGACTCAGCTGTGGAAGAGGACTACATGATTGCTCCACAGTGTTAAAAGGAGTTTTACTGGGGTATTTCTAATTTATAAGATGATTTCATTCCTTCCAGCACTTGGaagctttattttattgataatgtTGATTATGTTGTCAATAAATGTATGAAGCTACCTGTATCTACCTGCTCAAACTATTTAACCCCAATGCCTTCGATAATATCTTAATCACGTGATCACAAcgttaaaataaaccaaaaacactttcattttcCAATACCACTGACAGATATCTGACTTCAAGAACATTATGAGTAACAACCAGGGTtacaaccaggcggggagttccggtcctctgaaatgaggccaacgcggtagtaatttaaaactgcattctatcaaaaggccaccagggggcgaccggtttggtgtcaaaaggacttctatctctatacaagtcaatggagaattcaccaacttctcacttgatttctaacctcagtaaacgttttcaaaatgtgtttatggtctcaatcgctagtttaaagccttcttcaaagcagtatgatgttcatttgtgaaattttggcctccctgattttatatttgacgataaagcagggtatgcattaagACGtagctacgtcgtgattgacaggttgattggttcacaggtttaGGAGGGCTCCTCATGCCCCTcttgatgcccatataagtagaatccgtgtttttatttttcccgacatgcaccggaaattttcaagatggcgctgcccagatccaatactattggcttccgagcagcagtccacaaaccaatgggtgacgtcacggatgttacgtccatttcttatatacagtctatggttacaaCGAGTGTCCAGACGTGTTCCTCACTTTTAAGTGTCCTCTGGAAACACATTTATGGTTTGGTGTTATTGCAGTTTGATTctgtaatgtgttgttgttgttgttgcatcaAGACATGTTTGTTGTCTTCTTTAACAGGTTTGTGTCCTGGATGTTGTCCATAATGGGGGTGCCTGGGGGTTTATTGTTGATCCTCATTTTGCAGATTAATACAGGAAGCACCTCAGGTAAACCATCTGACATCTTATCATCTTGAGTTACACATTATGACACATATtcactgtgtattttttaaatttacatagATTTGTTACATTTCTCCTGCTTTTGTGTCAAACAATGAAATGACTTCTATTAAAAGACTTTAATCAAATGGTGCCTTGAATTTGCTTCTCCGCACATAAATCATAACTGTCTGACAACTGTCTATCTGAGGTATATTTACACTGACTTAGATATCAACATGtaaggtggatttttttttttttacgactGCCTTCaacataatttcacaaataCTATTATTATGTACagtttttttataatattttgaaAACTAGAATTTAATATGTTCAATGAGCCTGAGAAATGATTTGTAACTCAATATGCCTTTCTAATAATAGTCCACCCTGAGACAGGTGCAGTATTTCATTCACTAGTGATTGTAAGAAAATAAGTACAGTGATAATATTACATCGAAATGCAAATATCTATTTTTGATGTAACAGATGGCAATCACATGATTAGCTTCAGTTTATATCTACTGATATCAGTCTGTGATTAGATTTGAAAAGGCCTTCATGAATCAGtgtaaatatacacaaaaataacacaaaacagcaTGCATCAAACTGTTGTGTTGCTTTTCACAGGGGCAGTTGTCTGTGGATATAATGTTTGTCCCTTAGGTATGGACTGCATTAATGGCATTAGTTGTGCCGACCCCTGTGACCACTACACAGCTCTACATGATGAGTGGCGTTCAACTAATAATACAGTGAATCAGGTCCTACACTGTGACCAATATGTTAACTGGCAAGGCTGGTATCGCCTGTTCCTGGGGCAAACCAGTGCTCATATTCCAGAGAGATGTGTGGCTGAGAACAGATGTGGAACCCATGCTCCTCTGTGGATAACAGAACCTCATCCCGCACAGTCAAATGAAATTGTAAATCGCACTGTGTGTAATGCCTGGAGCGGCAGCTGCTGCAGGTTTCGCTCACACATCATCCAAGTCAAGCTCTGCTATGGAAACTACTATGTCTACAAACTTGTGAAGCCATCGGTTTGCCATCTTGCATACTGCGCAGGTATTGTTCAATTTGAAACATCTTTTCACTGATGCGAAATCATCAATCTGCTCACCTACTTCATTCATTTAAGTGTTTTATACTAATAAAGACTCCTCTTTCCACTTGTTCTTAGATTATATATgacttttttaattgtttcagaGGTTAACAGAACAGAGCCTGCAGTTGCTTCAACCACATCTGATCCAAGACAACAAAGCTCCACCATCGCTCATCTTCCCACCAGCACCAGATCAGTCCCCTCTTCCCAGACTGTCCAGTTCAACTGTGAACATAATGTTTGTCCCTTAGGTATGGACTGCATTAATGGTACTAGTTGTGCCGACCCTTGTGACCACTACACTGCACTACATGATGAGTGGCGTTCAACTAATAATACAGTGTATCAGTCACAGTGTGACCAATATGTTAACTGGCAAGGCTGGTATCGCCTGTTCCTGGGGCAAACCAGTGCTCATATTCCAGAGAGATGTGTGGCTGAGTTCAGATGTGGAACCGCTGCTCCTCTGTGGATAACAGAACCTCATCCCACACAGTCAAATGAAATTGTAAATCGCACTGTGTGTAATACCTGGGCCGGCAGCTGCTGCCAATTTCCCTCACACATCATCCAAGTCAAGCTCTGCTATGGAAACTACTATGTCTACAAACTTGTGAAGCCATCGGTTTGCCATCTTGCATACTGCGCAGGTATTGTTAAATTAGAAACATCTTTTCACTGATGCGAAATCATCAATCTGCTCACCTACTTCATTCATTTAAGTGTTTTATACTAATAAAGACTCCTCTTTCCACTTGTTCTTAGATTATATATgacttttttaattgtttcagaGGTTAACAGAACAGAGCCTGCAGTTGCTTCAACCACATCTGATCCAAGACCACAAAGCTCCACCATCGCTCATCCTCCCACCAGCACCAGATCAGTCCCCTCTTCCCAGACTGTCCAGTTCAACTGTGAACATAATGTTTGTCCCTTAGGTATGGACTGCATTAATGGTACTAGTTGTGCCGACCCTTGTGACCACTACACTGCACTACATGATGAGTGGCGTTCAACTAATAATACAGTGTATCAGTCACAGTGTGACCAATATGTTAACTGGCAAGGCTGGTATCGCCTGTTCCTGGGCCAAAGCAGTGCTCATATTCCAGAGAGATGTGTGGCTGAGTTCAGATGTGGAACCGCTGCTCCTCTGTGGATAACAGAACCTCATCCCACACAGTCAAATGAAATTGTAAATCGCACTGTGTGTAATGCCTGGAGCGGCAGCTGCTGCAGGTTTCGCTCACACATCATCCAAGTCAAGCTCTGCTATGGAAACTACTATGTCTACAAACTTGTGAAGCCATCGGTTTGCCATCTTGCATACTGCGCAGGTATTGTTAAATTAGAAACATCTTTTCACTGATGCGAAATCATCAATCTGCTCACCTACTTCATTCATTTAAGTGTTTTATACTAATAAAGACTCCTCTTTCCACTTGTTCTTAGATTATATATgacttttttaattgtttcagaGGTTAACAGAACAGAGCCTGCAGTTGCTTCAACCACATCTGATCCAAGACCACAAAGCTCCACCATCGCTCATCCTCCCACCAGCACCAGATCAGTCCCCTCTTCCCAGACTGTCCAGTTCAACTGTGAACATAATGTTTGTCCCTTAGGTATGGACTGCATTAATGGTACTAGTTGTGCCGACCCTTGTGACCACTACACTGCACTACATGATGAGTGGCGTTCAACTAATAATACAGTGTATCAGTCACAGTGTGACAGAAATGTTAACTGGCAAGGCTGGTATCGCCTGTTCCTGGGGCAAACCAGTGCTCATATTCCAGAGAGATGTGTGGCTGAGAACAGATGTGGAACCCATGCTCCTCTGTGGATAACAGAACCTCATCCCACACAGTCAAATGAAATTGTGAATCGCACTGTGTGCAATGCCTGGCTCGGCAGCTGCTGCTACTTTCCCTCACACATTATCCAAGTCAAGCTCTGCTATGGAAACTACTATGTCTACAAACTTGTGAAGCCATCGGTTTGCCAACTTGCATACTGCGCAGGTATTGTTCAATTTGAAACATCTTTTCACTGATGCGAAATAATCAATCTGCTCACCTAGTCCATTCATTTAAGTGTTTTAGAGTAATAAAGACTCCACTTTCCACTTGTTCTTAGATTATATAtgacttttttcattgtttcagaGGTTAACAGAACAGAGCCTGCAGTTGCTTCAACCACATCTGATCCAAGACCACAAAGCTCCACCATCGCTCATCCTCCCACCAGCACCAGATCAGTCCCCTCTGCCCAGACTCTCCAGTTCAACTGTGAACATAATGTTTGTCCCTTAGGTATGGACTGCATTAATGGTACTGGTTGTGCCGACCCCTGTGACCACTACACTGCACTACATGATGAGTGGCGTTCAACTAATTATGCAGTGTATCAGGGCCTACACTGTGACAGAAATGTTAACTGGCAAGGCTGGTATCGCCTGTTCCTGGGGCAAACCAGTGCTCATATTCCAGAGAGATGTGTGGCTGAGAACAGATGTGGAACCCATGCTCCTCTGTGGATAACAGAACCTCAtcctacacagtataataaaatTGTAAATCGCACTGTGTGCAATGCCTGGAGCGGCAGCTGCTGCAGATTTCGCTCACACATCATCCAAGTCAAGCTCTGCTATGGAAACTACTATGTCTACAAACTTGTGAAGCCATCTAATTGCCATCTTGCATACTGCGCAGGTATTTGAAACATAATTTGAAACATCTTTTCActgatgtaaaaatgaaatgtcctGGTTTATGGAGGTTCTCATCTTGTGTATAGTATTTACTCTCAACTTCTTCTTCTCAAACCTAtttgttgtctttgtattttattctttagtCCAGCATCATCCACTTCGGCCATCACAACTCATTTGTGGCCGTGATAAACTTCAAGTAGGCCTGGATTTGGCTAGCATGACCTCCTCTGGTTTTAATCCGTTCACTGGCAACCTGGCAGCCCGCAACTGCTCCTCATTCAGAGTACTTGATGGTGTAGTTTGGTACGAAGTGGAAGCCAAGGCAGGACCCTGTGGAAACACACTGACGGTAAAGACTTcatctttttgtgttgttgttgttttgtttttttctgtaaaccTTACCTAACCTGACATATCATTGTACTCTCTGCTgtgttatgtactgtatatgttgttCAGGGTTAAACCCAGACAGCTAGCATAGTACTAGCTACAATGGTCATCATCCCAAATTAACATTAGCTGGTTGGAGATACAGCAGAAGGTGCTACAAAAGTGTGTAGAGTCattgcaactttaaaaaaaatgaagcatcgtgttagttcatgcaggacacggAAGTCATAcgccccagctgtaatcaggTGACAGCTGCTGATCGAATCAGcatacctcatcagtcacacaccaatcacagccattctcacaacaaggcagaccatttaaatatgactcccacctacactgatcttgcAAGGGTCTATCTGAAATTCATGTCTTGCTTTCAGGCCACTCTGCATAAGAGTTTTGCATTGCGCTTCCTGTTTTGGCTCGGCATGCTGCTGGTTAATCCAGGGAGCATCGAGTGGAGCATTCAGCACCAAGCaaaactgtatttccatttttcgcaaagagtgttcctgactgataTACAATTACTTAACATTTGTAGCCTTCATTTCTGCCAATGTTGTAGTTGCACATCTTGCATATGGACACAGTCAGTAATGTAAACTGGGGTCATCGAGTGTTTCAGGTTTTCCATCATCAGACATCAAACAAAAGGTTGGAGggcaaaaaataatgatttttgaATTCGCTGGGGAACAGCGTATTTGGGACATAAAGCATGTTATTTCTGAAAGACGAAATAATAAATGATGCTTCACTGGTGTACAGGGGATGAATGGTGAAATAATGGTACTGAATATGTTTGTGATGCCTGTATGTTAGTCCATCctaatattacaataattaaGACTGGTTTTCATGTCAGCAGGTTTTGCCAATAGCACACCCAATCACTCAACTGAAACTCAAATGATAATTTATCATCTTCTTTTCTTCAGACCAACCACACACATGCCATCTACTCCAACACTTTATTCATCTATCCAATGGACAACACATCCTTCACCGTTCCTGTGAGTCTTCCCTTCTCCTGTGCCTATCCTTTGGAAACAAACACCAGCCTGAATGTGGCCGTCAGACCATTCCTGGAGTGAGTAGTCTTTTATTAAAGGGCACTATGGCATGATTCACCATGTACAGTTGTAAAATAGAAAAGTGTAACATGATTgtacacattttcaaattatgTTGACATTGCATCACAAAACTTCAGGCAAACCTGGTGAAAGTTGGCCTTCTCTACACTGTTGCTTTGAATCAGTCATCATAGTGTAAACATACATTGCTGTCTgccaccatttttttttttaataccaccACAGGGAGCCACCAAAGTCTATACAatctttttaatgacttttaggGCTATTGCGCTGCATGTTGTAATAGACAGAATTAAGAAAATGACAACTCTGGtgacatatcgcgatattacgatatccaaaatctaagacgatttcttgtctcatatcacaagatcgatataatatcagtatattgcccagccctagacAGAATCGTAAAACTGTGTCAAGACTTCTTAGTTACGTTTACCTTTTAATTTGAAACTgctatataatataacaataacagtGCTGCAGTGGCCTCTAGTGGTGACCATAAATAGACTATACTGCTGCACGtaacaaaatatattcaagGCTGTAAATCGTGTTTTCTTGACAGACATGGTGGCATTTCAGGCTCAGGTGCCAAAGTCACAGCCTCCATGTTTCTGTTCCGCAACTCCACCTACACCGAGACTTATCCAGCAGGCCAAGTCACCCTGCCGGTGGGCTCGCCGCTGTACGTGGGGGTCTATGTGGATGAGAGGGATACAAACTTTGCAGCTGTTCTGGAGGACTGCTATGCCACTCACTCTTCAAATCCTGACGATCCCGTGCAATACTCTCTCATCCAGAACAAGTACGTCTCCGTCAGCAGTAGGGTTGCAAAAGGGTGGGAAATTTctgaaactttccatgggaattatgggaatatatgggaatttgtttttcagaaataacagGAATTAACTGGAAATTTGGGGTAAACTTACTTAACTTGACTATGTTGTCTTGTGGTTCAAATGTGTGGATTCAATAGTCCAGGGTTGTATAAatcattgtgtgtatgtgatggaggaatgcaCAGTGCATGTAGGCGGTGTGGCCCTGCAGTAAGTAATGtgctatgtgcatgtgattgaaGAATAGAGTAGATATTCACCTGTATTTGCATTAAATCTGGTTGTCTTAACCAAGATTATGCTACAAGATGTTTACATTTAAGTTTACAGTTATAGGCTAACATGCAACTTTgtaaatttccagtttatttctGTTAATTCCCCTATATATTCACGTTAAATCCCATATATTCCCTATGTAAAGTATAATGAAAATGGGGAAAACGTTCAATGTATAGCAATGTGAAATGACTCT harbors:
- the LOC134001252 gene encoding uncharacterized protein LOC134001252; translation: MDCINGISCADPCDHYTALHDEWRSTNNTVNQVLHCDQYVNWQGWYRLFLGQTSAHIPERCVAENRCGTHAPLWITEPHPAQSNEIVNRTVCNAWSGSCCRFRSHIIQVKLCYGNYYVYKLVKPSVCHLAYCAEVNRTEPAVASTTSDPRQQSSTIAHLPTSTRSVPSSQTVQFNCEHNVCPLGMDCINGTSCADPCDHYTALHDEWRSTNNTVYQSQCDQYVNWQGWYRLFLGQTSAHIPERCVAEFRCGTAAPLWITEPHPTQSNEIVNRTVCNTWAGSCCQFPSHIIQVKLCYGNYYVYKLVKPSVCHLAYCAEVNRTEPAVASTTSDPRPQSSTIAHPPTSTRSVPSSQTVQFNCEHNVCPLGMDCINGTSCADPCDHYTALHDEWRSTNNTVYQSQCDQYVNWQGWYRLFLGQSSAHIPERCVAEFRCGTAAPLWITEPHPTQSNEIVNRTVCNAWSGSCCRFRSHIIQVKLCYGNYYVYKLVKPSVCHLAYCAEVNRTEPAVASTTSDPRPQSSTIAHPPTSTRSVPSSQTVQFNCEHNVCPLGMDCINGTSCADPCDHYTALHDEWRSTNNTVYQSQCDRNVNWQGWYRLFLGQTSAHIPERCVAENRCGTHAPLWITEPHPTQSNEIVNRTVCNAWLGSCCYFPSHIIQVKLCYGNYYVYKLVKPSVCQLAYCAEVNRTEPAVASTTSDPRPQSSTIAHPPTSTRSVPSAQTLQFNCEHNVCPLGMDCINGTGCADPCDHYTALHDEWRSTNYAVYQGLHCDRNVNWQGWYRLFLGQTSAHIPERCVAENRCGTHAPLWITEPHPTQYNKIVNRTVCNAWSGSCCRFRSHIIQVKLCYGNYYVYKLVKPSNCHLAYCAVQHHPLRPSQLICGRDKLQVGLDLASMTSSGFNPFTGNLAARNCSSFRVLDGVVWYEVEAKAGPCGNTLTTNHTHAIYSNTLFIYPMDNTSFTVPVSLPFSCAYPLETNTSLNVAVRPFLEHGGISGSGAKVTASMFLFRNSTYTETYPAGQVTLPVGSPLYVGVYVDERDTNFAAVLEDCYATHSSNPDDPVQYSLIQNKCPTDRRQVSVVESGSSLRARFSALFFLPQGEYRDVFLHCSLRLCDQRSSLCVPSCTRRARRSLSTSAPMKPLTIGPIMWDKSPE